The genomic region tgtagtgttgaatgtggaaatggcaccagaactcggcAGATTATAAGTGGTCAGATGTGTACAGGACCATCGactgagatctgcatagtcacatcttgtatgattactgttatGGTGGAAGTCACACTTGTTGCTGTATGTGCaatgtttatgtgatgtaggTATGGCTACCAATCTAGCCGCTTCTCTTGCAGCAACGGTGACCATTAGTTCAGTCTATAGTTCTGACTTTGTTTCTGGAAAggctatagatggcaatccaaAAGATGTTACTGGACAGACACTTGTTGGTACTGATTGTGCTGCTTCAAAACATTCTTTGAATCCTTGGCTTCGAGTTGACTTGCAAAAGGAATATTTTGTTTCACGTGTTAGAGTTATCACTATAAGTGATAGAGGTGAAAATGTGTATGTTCATGTTGGTAACAACTTAACAAACAATGGGAATGACAACCACAATTGTGGAAAGGCTCCATATGACAGCTCTAATAATTTGAATGCAATATGGCGAGATGTTAGCTGCAGTCCACCAGTTTGGGGgagatacattaatttacagagaATAGTGACAAATGACATTCTTCATgtatgtgaggtggctttcaactatggttagatgttgttgtggtgtaggtcggtgttgaatgaagagtaaaatgttttgttgttgtagagttggagattgctattctagacaataatatgAATATTGAAGGAACAagtgtgacagttgatgagaatcaagattactctaatcctattgattgtggtgtcagtcctgatgtgaccaactttaatgctctcttgcaatggaaacacaacacaaacaatgacGTACCATCTTCAAGTCTACAGAATGCTGGTGTATATCAGgtgtatgagaatggtgtgcAGCGGCTCTACATCAAGTCAACTAGTGCCTCTGACAGTGGAGTGTATACATGTCAATATACCACAATTGATGGCTCTATAGTGTCAAAGTCGTTTACATTGAATGTTATTGTGGGTAAGACATGCATTACATGTGATAATAGTTAACTTGATGCTTTGAGTTTGTTTATGGTTTTCAACAGTTATGGTTCCTCTGGAGTAATTATTGGCTTATTGCCAAGTACTGCGAATTTAGATGCCATTTTGCTTTCAAATGCGCTACTTGAagaaatctatctaaaattgtacaaaGTGATTATTACTTGACGTAACTATAAATTTCATATAGCTttgctcaaattgtctgtcgtCAAGTGGTGAAATTCAAGACACATAGGATGTGGATATCACCCTGTGTTAAAGACCTATATATTTTTAATGAGTTGGAAAAAATGATTGCCTTTACATTATCCATTGCAGATGTGTAGGTTTCAGTTGTTCGTGTTCAACAAAATCCTGTGATTGCGAATTAGACTGTTTTGGCGAATACCCTGTCTGAATGTTGGCAGGTTGTTATTGGTTGTTAGTCTATTGTGGTAGCCACATATATGTCCAATACTACTCTGTGATTAGACTAATTTGATTGCATATTGGAAAGGTGACACAAGCAGACATAGATAAATATGTACATATGCAGATACATACCAAACAAATTGTAAGTGCTTGAGCCTTCTTCAATTATGCTCCTTGCTCATTCACGTGACAATTAGAAAGTTTTGTTCGTTATGGCTCATGGCTGACATTACAACTCTTTTGGTTCTTTTGTTTTTCTAATGCAAAATTTCCAGCCAAACTTTGCTTTGCTGGATTGTCAACACAAGGACAACACCTGAAATACACTTATGCCAGTCTTGTTTACACATGGCCAATTCTATACATTCCATATAGATCAACGTATCTCTAAAGCTTTCGATGCCTTGCTCCACCCCTCAGTTTCACGCAGTGTTGTCTACATACTCTGTAAGCCACCTCTTGCTTGATGCCATACAACACTTCCATTTGTCGATGAACGTGTTCTTGGCGAGTGTTTGACTAATCACAGAGCTtgaattttataatttttatcgTTGTTCAACCTCGGTTGAATTAATCTTTTATTGATCAGCTGAAATATGTTGGAGAACATGTGTTCGGGCAGGAGATTCTTCGGGCTCAGTTGACATTCCCAAAAATTGCATAATCTCTGACAACATCAATGACACTGTTTTTCCTGATCTGTCGTGTGACCTCACATGTTTGAAACGTTGTCAATTTCCAGTAAGGGGTTGGCGTATTCCATCACAACTATAAATTGTATcgcaactattaattaaagctcaGGGTCAAACTTATAGCAAAGTGGGAATTTTCCTACTGACATCAATGTTCACTCATGGACAACTTTATGTTGTGTTTCCCCCTGCACATCGTTCAGAAATAAGTATGTTTATATCGGAGACACcaagacacacaagaaatCAATGACACCAAAACAGTGACTCAAACGTTTTCCTGAGGAGTTGTTAACCTAAATGTACTCAGGTTAGCAGATTATTGTTATTGGCTGCCCATGCAGGCAAGTTTGTTTGATAGCAAAAGCTAATATGATTCATCTACACAGCTGTTTCTGTTACGTACCATTGTGCTGcatccaaacaaacacaccatgCACCCATATATATGTGGGCTTggtatgagacaaagagacttTATAGTGGAAAGAATTTCAGAATTTGTTGAGGCATCTCTTAAGATGAAAATACTACAGACTAAATTTCTTAAACGGACCACAGATTCAAGAAATGATCTTGTGAGAGGACTGGCATTGCTAATTGTTAGACGTAGTTATCCTGGACACGGATTGGATATGGTAGATGGTAATATTTTTACGTGTAGGTTAAGTGATTTTGTGTTAGTTAGGTCATTTgtctacgtgtgtgtgtgtgtgtgtgtgtgtgtgtgtgtgtgtgtgtgtgtgtgtgtgcgtgtgtatgtgtgtgtgtgtgtgtgtgtgtgtgtgtgtgtgtgtgtgtgtgtgtgtgtgtgtgtgtgtgtgtgtgtatttatgttgCCTCTATGAcggaactacaccagatttggtgtaataaaaataaattattattattattataggGCGCAAGTCCTCCTAGTAATTTGTATGATCTACGTAGTTGTGGAGGACACTTAGCACATGCAGTTTTTCTAGGAAGTTCGTTCGATTTAggtgttagtgtgtgttgaGTTTCTTGTTGTGCCATCGCTAAACTTGCAgttaattttattgattttgaaaTGTTACGGTATGGTATACCTAGAGAAGGTAATTAGGTTGATGGACGGCCGTGCTCCTCTGACACCAGCGCTTCCCAACTCTCTCTTGAGCGTCTTCTTCTCCGTCTCTGCTCTCCTCTGACACCAGCGCCTCTCGACACTCTTGTAGACTTGACTCTCCGCCGAAACGCCTGACTTCAGTCATTGGTCTTGAGCGTGCTGTATGCTCGCTTCTGCGCGTATCGAGGTCCACTCTCGCTATCGTTACGTTCTTGAGACTATTGTCTACCATCTGCATGTGCCCATACTTGTTTAGATATTTATTTTTGTCGACGAACGTCTACTTCACGATTACATCGGTACACTCCGTGTCTCTAGGGACATCCACGCTCACGCGACCGATTTTGTCTCTCATCACTGGCATGTTTCTCGTGACGAACGTGGGCTTCCCTGCGGTTTTCATGCTCACACCAGAGACTTTCGCTGTCCGCAACCCCTGACACGCTTCTATCTGCTCGCACCCTGTTTCCGCGCTGTCCGCGTTTCGCCGCCCCTCGATCGGGTCACTCTTGTACCTGTGAAGTGCCGCACTGACCTTTGCGGCAGATTTCCCGTCAGTTGAATACAAATTACTCCAACAATCCTTGGACTCATGGCCTATCTTATTACAGCGGAAACACTTTTCCAGCCTCGAAGCTTACACTCAAACGCCGTAATTAGGCCTTTACTCCCCGTCTTTTCTTTCGACGCCGACATCACGCCCCTTTCGACTGTACGGTAGCCGCCACCTGAGAAATCGTATGCAACGACATTTTGTATGCCATTGGGAACGTTTCCGCTACTCTGGCCATTTCGTGGAGGTCCAATAACCTTCTCTCGCGCAAGCTTAAGTGTGTTGCCAATTTCGTAGGACACGAGTCCATGGTTAATTAAGAATTCAGCTGTGTTGGCAGTTGCGCAAGGGCCATCCATAACCTCAACTACTCTTTTAAACGAAAGATAAACTGTTCTGGGCTTTCTCCAGCTTTAGATTGGCTCTACTCCGGTGGAATTTTAGTCTATACCCATCCTAGGTCAGATCGTATGGTTTCAGTAGAGCCTCTTTGAGTTGCGCGTAAGCCCCCAGAATGTCACGTTATGGTACGTATACGCGTAAAGAAGGTAAGTAGGTCCATGGACGGCGGCGGTCGTTGCTGAGACTCCGCCGACACGGATTTTAGTTACGAGTTATAAATAGTTAGGGCTCAAGACGTAAGTGCTTCGTTACAGAATATCACTAGTAATGCGTGAACCTCCGTCGAGCGTCGCTTCAAAcgaaagctacgaagcaatactcattgggagtagcttcGATTCGGAGTGGAGCAAATCTAGCTTTCCCCCGACCAGTCTCGTGTAGGTACGCAGAGTGTAGCCAAACACCGCGGCTGCCGACTGCTCTTTCTAGCGaccgtagacaggatagaagccggttctaatttttccaaagctatagttataaattctgtatgtctttgtgtatcgcTTTACGTACATTAGTTAGCTACGGTATCAGTAGTTGGCAACGCGCTTTAGCAAGGAAGTCCCGTACGTAACGCGCGCACTACTGTTCacgtttgtgcatactacggcagcaagattggatgcttgtagattttcaggtagcgctacttgaaatacaacgtttctgttgtttctgatcaaaaattgacgtctttctagctAGATGTTCTCTCGTGTCGAACAACAcgtagtgattggctgcccaTCCATTGTCCCTCGTTGCCGCGTGCGACACAAAGAAGAATAATGCGGcgtgattggtcactcgcttgcataccatacattcctgaagcgtgacacccatatatggtcattttttggcgtacatagtcagccagccagccacagagatttggggcaaatagaaccccgttagtataccgctcctcgcaagtcacgtgacttcttcaaagtcccgttcctttgactcgtagctttcaaaTATGTACACCAGTAGTTAGTTACATGGTCTCTCTAgagggaagtccaacaaaaatgaacttaacttgtatgagtagatcttacgaagacaaatcgatcggtataagttactccgttatgttcgcttttgtatacgagaacgagcgatgtttctgtgatgtgcaacgcccacgcgcccgctccgcgcttcctggtcgattaagctccgcccactgcgaaCGAATAAATGCTTTTACGGAtaactgctacggatatatcgagaatgccgaatgtgaatgcgaagatattatgaagatctgccttcttgccgtcagtggttcctctctaaagtaaaatggtgtcggtagagctgttttcccgccagacaTTGAAGCacaattcctcaataccacggcttacctagagaacgcgcttgtgcttgaatatttgtttatctttgttcttttaatatccgaagagaaacgttcagcgcgccgtctggcgtgtgctacagaggatgatccaattttcacatccgggattgtaaccttctaccaatcagcggcaaaagaaagtgagcagaccggatgtgaaaataggaacgttctctgtagcacacgccagacggcgcgctgaacgtttctcttcggatatt from Corticium candelabrum chromosome 10, ooCorCand1.1, whole genome shotgun sequence harbors:
- the LOC134185379 gene encoding uncharacterized protein LOC134185379 yields the protein MKEVLLLSATCLLLLCLHNVCAVDCSWGSWSSCSVECGNGTRTRQIISGQMCTGPSTEICIVTSCMATNLAASLAATVTISSVYSSDFVSGKAIDGNPKDVTGQTLVGTDCAASKHSLNPWLRVDLQKEYFVSRVRVITISDRGENVYVHVGNNLTNNGNDNHNCGKAPYDSSNNLNAIWRDVSCSPPVWGRYINLQRIVTNDILHVCEVAFNYELEIAILDNNMNIEGTSVTVDENQDYSNPIDCGVSPDVTNFNALLQWKHNTNNDVPSSSLQNAGVYQVYENGVQRLYIKSTSASDSGVYTCQYTTIDGSIVSKSFTLNVIVVMVPLE